In the Sander lucioperca isolate FBNREF2018 chromosome 24, SLUC_FBN_1.2, whole genome shotgun sequence genome, atgaagCCAAATGCTTAAATGATACTTATCACACAATCCATGTCACTCAGCCAAATTACAGCCTTCTACCATGTCACGAGCAACAACCAATcctaaacatttttttcccgGCACAGTGCCCTCCAGTTTGTCCAAAAGCACTTCTCCGTTTTAAATGATATCTCATTATGGGCCGATAATTGGCGTGATTCAGTTAATTGCGACAAGCTCAAGGTGTTAAGCAATTATATGGATTCCCACAGGCGTATAAAGGTGTCTGCTTCCCTCTGTGGAGAAAACGCCACTGATGAGGCAGCCTCCAATTATAGAAACCAGACACCCACCAAGAGGAACGAGCTCTGTGTCCCCTGACTCCCACTGATGGCTCCCATCCTTTGTTGGCGCACAGGAACAAGCTTTTTCGGTGTCAACTTTGTTATCCAACCACTTCTTCGTTTCTTAAACGGTTCCgctggcagtttttttttttttaaatcggtcACACTAATAACAACCACCAAACCGCTAGTGCCTAGCACTGTCAGTGAAGTTTCTTCTTTCACATGAGCAGTCTgacttttcctttctttctttctttttcttcccaaATTGAGCTGAATGACAACCTGATTAATTAGCATATCAATAATCACAATGGGCGTTTCATTAACTGTTTATCAATAATTTGGGGAGTTAACGGGGTGGAACATTTTCAAGTttcttattatttatataaatgCAATGATGTccagaaaatgacatataatCTTGGGGATTGTTTTATAAATCAGGACATATTGGAGTGAATTTGTGCGCAGGCAACATTAAGGGTGGTCTCCGTTTGATAAATGAGACCTGTGATGCACTGCCTTCATTTCAAAGGTAACCTCATTGGTCATTGAAacatgtgtgtctctcttgGTTAGATTCCAGCCAAGACTACACTGATTCAACTGGCATAGATCTCCATGAGTTCCTGGTCAACACGTTGAAGGGCAACCCCAGGTACGCTCAACATACACACTGCTGCAGTCAAACACCAGCCTAAAGGCCTGCTCACCACATTTCAATGGAATCGCTTGATTAGTGGATTCACTCGCAGAAAAGAAATTGCTCAGCCTTGGTGAGCTTGACACAGGAATTCCCGCCATTGTGCTATAGCAAGCCGTCTTTTCACTGCTGACATTTGAAATTTACGGAGAGCCAGAGTGTCCAAAATGGAGACAGCTATCGTAGCTTATGAACTTTGTTGTACGTTATTTCCGGCTTCCTGGACAGGTAATAGAGTTCCCTGCTGGCTAGCCTGTTAGCGGTTAGCTTGCATACTACAGTATTCGCCAAGTAGCCCTATGTCACTGCGcctttttaaccaaatattttgcattttacTGTGCTACTTTATGGTGTGACCAGGCCTTTAGAGACTGTGTTACTACTATTTGAATATTGGTGATATTTCTTATGACCTGAGAAGTGAAAAGAATATTGATTATGAACCCAATTTTGCATTCAGGATGTCTAAAAAAACAATCTTAATATGTATCATTTATTTAGGGATCGAATCATGCTACTGAAGTTGGAACAGGACATCTTGGACTTCATCAGCAATAATGAGTAAGACATATTCGTTGCCATTTAGCAGGTTCTCAACCAGACTGAATTAGTGAATCCAGCTGCAGTAGCAAACTTTTCCTTCAAGCTCAAATATTCTTCCAAAGAGCTCTATAGAATACGAGCGCAGAATGCTCTTTTAGATGGGCTGTGCTTGATGTTACACAATTAAGACGAACAGCTGTCGTCATTTCAGCTGATCTATAGAGTATAGCCCTGTTTGGATGTATCGCATCAATTTTAAAGCGGAGTCTATGATCAGACTTTTGGCTCTGCTCATCAAATTCTCCGTTTAGTGTCTTTggaagcagtggtggaatgtacctaagtacatttactcaagtactgtacttaagtacaaatttgaggtacttgtacttttacttgagtcttttttttcatgccaccatctacttctactccactatatttcagagagaaatattgtactttttactccactacattcacctgacagctttagttactagttactttacaaattagtAATTAagtacacaaaacacatgtagttttttaaaatacgatgttttattatacattaaactacccaacagtatttAGACCAGCTGAAATGATGAGACGATTAAACACTTAGGTGATTGAcggaactgtttggatcgtttccagtttctaaaatatgaggatttttctgcattgagtacttttacttgtaatactttaaGTAGATGTTCCTGAtggtacttacatacttttacttaagtaatattttcaatgcaggacttttacttgtaacagagtattttttacagtgtgatattagtactttttacttaagtaaaggatctgaacacTGCGTCCAACCCTGTTTGGAAGTATGAAATGTTAAGTTTGGATCACCATTACCAATTTAGTCATGTTGATCTCAAATAACAGAGGGCTTTAAGTTCTCCTCTAGTGAACTCTGACGTGCTTTGAAACATTTCTTAAAACAAACCCAAGAGCAGATATATCCTTATAAGGTAAAACAACAATGGACTCCTACCAGATAAAACAGGCGAGCTTTTCTTGCTTAACTCCTCATTTCAGACTGGGATTGCGACTGATGTTTTTTCTCCGAGCATATCAATTTCACTTAAACTTTTCAACCATGTGTGTGTCCCTCCTAGAAGCCAAAAGAGAAAGTTCCCACCCATGACGTCCTACCACAGGATGCTGCTACATCGGGTAGCAGCCTACTTTGGCATGGACCACAATGTGGACCCCAGTGGAAAGTCCGTGGTGATTAACAAAACCACCAACACTAGAATGTGAGCCTCTCTTTGGTCTTTTGGTGATCTTCTTCCAAGTTTACTGACCGTATTAGAGTAAAATCATTATATGAATTATATTATTATCAGACCTCTCATTATACTACACTATCGCTTAACTAATTGGTGGTGAACTTTTAGCTGTTGCAATCCGTTGACAGATCAGTTACGTTCCTGCCCTGCTTGTTGGTTAACATATGTTGCTGTCTGCATCTGCCTGAAATTAAGCTGGCACTAAAACTCTTGTGAAATCCCCCACCGACAGACCCGATCAGAAATTCTCAGAGCACATCAAGGATGACAGGGCAGACGATTTTCAGAAACGCTACATTCTAAAACGAGACAACTCCAGCTTTGATCGTGAAGACAGCACGGTAGGTGtttgtgtgcgcatgtgtgtttttcaccaagctgtcaCTTTCATTTCTGACATGTTGGTAAGAGTGGGACAATCTGGCGTCCCTGACATAGCTgctaaaggtgtgtgtgtgtgtgtgtctgtgtgtgtgtgtgtgtgtgtgtgtgtgtgtgtgtgtgtgtgtgtctgtgtgtgtgtgtgtgtgtgtgtgtgtgtcagattcgAATGCGTTTGAAGGCTGACAAGAGGAGCAAATCgatggaggagagggaggaggagtaCCAGCGAGCCAGAGAAAGGATATTTGCACATGATGTGAGAGCCGTTTGTGTAGGCGGGGTTGGGGAGCGGGGGGGGGGCATGTTGCACAAATCTTTGTGTCGTTTCTATTCATGTGCAAATTCAGTAGATTTCTTGCTACCAATTACCACTGCTGGATTTATGAATTTCTAGACTAGGTTCCCTCTGATGTGAagccaaataaataaagtcCAATTTATAACTAGACCTGTAAGCGGGTACACCGGGGTCCAAGCACCTGTCAATGCAAcagcatttttatttctttttatatatatatatatatatatatatatatatatatatatatatgtgtgtgttgataAATTGATCAATGCTGTAGTAATATTCATGAGGATTTTTAATGCACAGAGCCATGAAACGTGGTTTCCAGCAAATGCAAAGAGAGAAGCGTTCAAGATAACAATAAGAACAAACTGTCCTGTGAATTATCAGCACCACTGGAATTGACTGTAACTTTCATTTCCACCCACAGGGAGATCACTTCATACTAGATAGAAGGTAAGTCGTACTATGCCATTAATAACCACTGACTTTGCTTCACCTCTCATTGAGCAATAAGTTTGGTTCAAAAAGAGCTAACATGGATGATGAATTGTCAGTTAATTGGCCAGAGTAGAACCGATAGATCCTTTTTAAAGTGTAACTAAAGCTCTACTTTAAATGATGTTCTATCACTTTTATAGTGTTCCTGTCAGAGCAGCAATTAGCGTCAGCTCTGTCATGTTTTTAAAATGGTGGATATCTCATTTTGTCAGCGCCTGTTCTGTAATACCTCTCTTCTCCCTTCAGTGCTCAGGATGAAGGCGCATGCATGAGCACCCAACAGAGGCGGCAAATGTTCAGGTAGGTCCGCCCCCGCCGCACATCATTCAGCTCTTTCAGAGGCTGAACCGCAGGCAGAGAAAACCCTTTGAATCGCCCGTCTGCCTTAATCGGCGTGCTGATCTGAGGATTTGTTTTTGCTGCTCAGGAAAGCTTCTGTTAAATAGGATTTGCTGCCCATGTGGGACGGCCTGTTTCAACCAAAGCTTGGCAATTATACCATGTTTGTTGGGAGAATATGCGGTCTTGTTATAGCTACATCTACATTGCTGAATATGGTCCAACAGGAAGACCACAggccatattttttttaaacagtgttaTGCAAggtgtctggttttgttttgtgttttttccccccccacTTTTTCATGTGTAATTTTGTGGCAAAAGATTAACTTATTAGTTACTTACAAATTTTAAGATTAGAGCTGAGCAATTAGACAATATATAAgcaactgttttgataattgattaaattGAAAGTCATATTTAAAAccaaaaatgccaaaagaaGTCTGTGGTTCCGGCGTCTGAAATGCAAATGctgttaaatgttttatgatcTAAGGCTAAATGTCTTCGGTCACAAAAAAAGCAATTTAAACATGTCAACTTAGTGAATTTGTGATGGACATTCTTTTactattttttgacaatttatgGCTCAAACGATTCATCAAGATGTGTGTGCAGGTACTGTGATATGATCAGTGATGTAGCTCTTTCTGATTTAGGACACGTTGCAGAAGTTGGGTCTACACTATTTAGCATTTTTGAGCGTGTTACATTATAGATAGAAACAGAATTATAAAATAAGATTAAAATTAGCATTAAATATTTTCAAATCAaatgctctctctttttccaggCTACGGGCCGGCCGGTCAGGCGCCAGCCGGCAGAGCAGCTCCGAGACGGAAACGCTGCCGCGGCACGGCGAGCCTCGGCCGTGGAGCAGCACCGACAGCTCGGACAGCTCCAACCGGCTCGCCCCGCGGCCCCCCATCACAAAGGCCAGCAGCTTCAGCGGCATTTCCCCCGGCCTGGTCCGAGGGGACAGCACAGCCAGCAGCAAGAGCACCGGCAGGCTCTCCAAAACAGGcaagagggatggagggagctGGAGTAGAGCTGTACTACAATGTTTAGAGACTGATTTACCTCATAATGTCCTCactttgttttaaatgaaaccGTGAAAAAATACCTTAGTGAGGCCGCcgtaaatacaaaaaaactgcaTCTACTTGCACTTTCAACATGTAGCAGTCAATATTCTGCCATATATAGTTTTTTATTGTTCTGTTTTTCCGAGGAGAAACCACCTCTatgtttttttcagattcaGCTGTTTTCGTGATTGGTTGTTTTAAAACAAGGCAGATTACATTGTACAGCTATTTTCTGATTGTAGATGGAAGGATTTCTCTCACGTGAATGTAATTcagtcattcattcagtctctcAGAGATGGGAGAGGAAACTGTGTCCCAGCATGACGAAGTATCCTAATTGGATAAATGAGGAGCAAAAATAGGCATTTTGCATATTGAGCTCCAAGCAAACTCCTCTGGCATTCAGGGCTTCTGAGTTGTCTTCAGAGCAAATGTTTGTTGCCATTGTTAGTAAAGTCTGTGGGCCGCCTTGTAGCTGGGCAGCTGTCAAAATTAATGACCGTACAGCAGCACGGTGATGGAAGAGGCCCTTTAAAAAGTGTTGTAGCAGCAATAGTGTAAAACCTAGCGGTGAGGAGTTACTGCAGAATGTACAAAGTATAACTGAGATGCAGTTAGGGCTGCAGGTACTTACTCCACAATATGATACATTTGTAACTAGATTGGCTGAGATTAGAGGAAAGTGCTCTTTACTGTGGATTTGTCTTCTTTATCTCAGTGAATGCAGGGTAGAAGTCCTTGGTTGGCCTCTGCTCTCCATTTTGTTTACCGCCACCGTTTCTGTCTGGCGTTTTTCTCTTCTTGCCAATCACctggttatttatttttttacacagaggtgtaacagcagcagcagcagcaggcttcTTGCCTGAGCagttttttaagttgtttacgaGGTGGCTGGCTGCCCTCACTTTGTGTTTTGGGAGTATAAGTTGAGGAGACATTTTTCCTGTGCTGCCGTGTTCGGCTGCATTTGCCCTTCGCCTAAGCCCTTAAATAACATCTCTTGGAACAGGCTGCACGCCATCTCTCCCTGTAAATAGGAGCTTATTTATGATGAAAGTAAAATTGCTCTCAATCAACTGAAATGAaacatttattgtttttgcCTGTATGATTTAATTTTGACATAATCTTTCAGTTTTTTGGTCAAAGTCATGACATTTGTCATTAATTTTCCCTCATTTTAAATCCAGTGGTGGGAACTGAATTTACTCAAATACTTGGGTAAAGTTTTAAGGCACTTGATCATTTCCATTTCCTGCAATTGTAAATTTCTAAACTCTTCTAAACACTAGATTGCGATGCCAATCCCTCCTCCCAAGAAACATCTTTGTACAATCGCCATTTTACACGCCATTCGGTAATTATACAGGGAGAAATCCATAACAGACTGTGCACAGATACCAATTTCTCCATCAACAGTTGCTTGTGCAGCCACCAGAGAGGTTGCATTATTAGCAAGACTGCTTCATTATCACCACCAACTCTATTCACCCACTTGAATAACTAGCAAGCTGAAAGCAACACGTTAATGCTCCTCCTCTCAAAAGCTATCTTGAAGTCATTCTGGGAGACGTAGGAAGAATATTATAATCTCATTGTTTTGCCTTTCCTCAGGTTCAGAATCGTGCAGCAGCGTCGGCTCCTCGTCCAGCTCTCTGTCCCGTCCCCAACTGCCTCTTCCAGTTTCAGCCCCGTCCTGGTCCAACATCCCCGGCGCACCCTTAATCCACATAGCCGCTGACACTAGAGGCTCTGGACACCCTGAGATGATCAAGAGCGTCCCGTCACAGCCACCATCAGCTACAGACGCAACAAACTTTTACGTGTTGCCGCTGGAAGCCTCAGGGATACCACCCGGCAGCGTTCTGGTCAACCCACACACAGGTGGGTGATGGGACACCTCCATGCGAAGATGAAAAGTTTCAATGTAAAAGTCCATCTCATTAAAATCAAAAATCACACAAAGGCACAGGATTTTGTTCTTGAGGCGGTGACCCAATCTCAGCCTGCTGCATTAAATCAAagcaaaaaaatacattttcatgtcTTGTAATTTTGGTTTACTAATGAATTATCCATGACTCGGGGACAGAATTATAGGTTGGCATGGGGCTGCACTCGGTTTGTCTGTCAAATTAGTAGTCAGACCAGAGCACGCTGATCAAAATGCACTGAACAGATGGGAGAAATGTGTAAATATTCATCATGGGCCAGTTGTACACTTTTGAGCTGCAAACTGAACTTCAAATGCTGCCAAGGTTGTTAATTCCTGTTGCCTCTCTCTCATGGACCATGTTTGGGTGTGTCCCTCCCTGTCACCACGAGCATAATTCAAGTGTTTCCTTTTTGTATGATGATTaagtattagtgtgtgtgtgtgtgtgtgtgtgtgtgtgcagttcaCATCACTGTGGTTTTTGGTCTCTTATGAATTAAATTTGACAGGCAAGCCTTTCATCCACCCCGATGGCAGCGCCGTAGTTTATAACCCGGCCTCTGTCGCCCCCGCTGCTGGCAGGAACCCACAGCAGGGGAAAACCCCACAGCAGCCAATCCCTGTCCCGACACAGCAGCAGCCAACCAATCACCTCCACCCTCAGGTCAGTGGGGGCGGGGCTACATTTTTCAGCAGGACTCATTCAAATTTGAAATCCTGTAAAGACTCCAGTGTTGTTTTTTCTAACTCTCTCTAACCTCACTAACTTATTGTGCTGAAATGGGAGCTGATAGTAGGATGGTAGGAGCTTCTCTAAGCTATTTAATTGACCCATCGACAACCCCTCCAGCAGCACCAGCCAGTGTTACCTGAGATAGTGTTACATTCGCCAAACCCATCAGTCAGTCCTCATCCTAAAGGCCTTTTTCTCTTGTTACATTAAAAGTGAAAACCTAAACAGGTAAAATTCAGTAAAATGGTCAATTGAAGCTCCCACCATTTTACTGGCGTCCTTCCTCCAGTCTCATCTCCTGTCCCTCTGtccatttcttcttcttcttacctCCTCAGCCGATCTGTCCTCCTCTCCAGCTGTCCTCTGAGCCTGTTCACAACCCAACGGTCTCgtatcctcttcctccttctcagTTCCTGCCCATCTGTCATAACCAACAGTACACTGTGGTACAGAActcctttttttccattttattaTTCTTACCCCTTCCCCGCTCTCCTTCTCCTGTCAGACCTGGCTCATTAACAGTTTATTTCTAGACTTTTCTCTGAGcagttaaatgaataaatgaaactCTGACACAGATGTCCAGGAAGCTTGTGTCGAGCTAAAGAAATACTGTGCTCTATTTTGACTCAGATCTTCATACTGTATCTATTTGCCTTTTTTAATGAGCTCCTTGATTAATTATCTTCTGTGATATATTTAAAATTTAGATCCATTATTGGCCCCATATATTATATTCAATACTACGTAGCAAGCAGAGTTTGCTATCCGCATTCAGTGTTTTTAACAGGTTTGGCTCAACAAGATTACTATCAATGGTGTCTAAAATCAAGCATTATCTCACCTTTTCAAACTTCAAAACACCTTATTATTCCCCCACTTAACTATTCAGTTTGTTTTATTGGGTGGGAAGGTGTATTTAAATCCAGCAGGAGCCGGTACCCACATATATAGATCGTGCATTCACTTAACCTCATTTTTGACCTGGTTTTAGTGAAAGACATGCCTCTGTGACTAATTATGCCTGTGGAAAGTTCCATAAATATTTAATTCATCACCAGATGTTAGCGCTGAATAATCCATGACCAAAAACACTACTTTTCCAACATGTCAGAAATGACCTGAACTGGCGTGCGGTGGTGATGCACATAAATAGTTCACTTTAGACTCTGCTGGTCTCTGCAGACCTGGGTCAGATTTAAACTCTCCGTTTGTTTGAACCTTCATTTAGCAAGTGGCTTTGATTCAGCGCTTAGCTTAGAAATCATCTGACTGTCCAAGGCGGTCGAACTGTACTGATCCAAATTCTGAGCACATTgagtaaaatgtgttttaacacTAAATTCTCTCTCCAGCCTGATGCCCTCAACGCCCAGTTCAGTCACATGACTCTGGCGCAGCAGCCTCCCGGCAACAGTGGGGCTTCAGCTCCGGACGCCCGCCACTATCCGGCTGTATACCACCACCACCCCTCCCAGATGGTACTGCAGGGAGCtccgcagcagcagcaacagattGCTAGCTACATGGTGGCAGGGCCATCAGGGGGACCCCCAGGGGTGCTGCAGGGTCAGCCTGTCCCGACCCCAGGCCCCAACCACACCTATCCCAGTTCCACCTCGGGCCCTGCTGCTTTTTCTGGATCCACGCTGAACCAGCAGCTGCTCCAGCAACACACCTACATCCATCAGCCTGTCCAGCAGGTAGGGACGTCTAAAATCATGCTAACTGTTCCAAAGTGTGGTCATTTGTCAACCGCGGATCACTCCCGCAGTGGAAAACCAGCTTTATGACTAATCCTTCATTTCTCCTCTTGCTGGGAAGTGGATTCAAACGGGATTGCTGATCTGTCACACAGTCCTTGAACTCGTGTTGTGTGTCTCTTCCAGATGTCCGCGTGTTACTGCTCTTCAGCCCACCACCCCCACTGCTccagccagcagcagcactaCCGGCCCCCCGTCAACCCGCTGTCCTATAACTGCCCCCAGAGCCAAAACCTGCCCCAGCAACAAGGTATGCACACGGTCGTTTTAAAGAAGATCCATGTTTTTTAACTGGTAAAAGTTGTTTTTATAACAAACACACCTGCATGCCAAAGAAATAGCAGGTTACCCATCTTTTCTCCAGTTTTCTGTGATAGACCAAAGCTTATTCAACTTCTTCAAACATGGCTTTGAAAAAGTTACACGGTGGATCTAAAGACAAATCAAAGGATGTTTTAATCAACGAGGTCTGCAGTCTCTGATGTAAAGCAATGGATTTTCCTTGATTTTTCAGACTTCATGTTGCCAAGAGCCTTGCTGCTAAACAGATAGTTTGACTTCTCACTTTCAGCTCTTAGATAgtatttatttgttgttgttcttgtatGTTTCTTCACAAGGGAGCTATGCCAGCCGCAGTCTGACTGCTCTACTGAAGGACAAATATTTCTCCCTTTCTTTCCTCAGTTTATTCGTTTTTACGAGTTCAGATGTCTGCCCGGGAGACATCCACTTGATTATTCTggtgattccccccccccccccccccttcaccaCAGGAGTTGAGATTGTTAGCTCCTGCTTAGTCTTTctcacacacgcgcgcacacacacacacacacgctggtgCACACACACGTCTCTGTAAGTGGCTGCGGCACTATTCTGTCATCTGTAGGCTGCAAATGCGGCTTCCCTGCTGGGGACCCGGGGAACAGACAGCGGACAAATGAAGCTGACCTACAAAAGCAAAGGACAGCAATTATTTCTCagggaaacagaaaaaaaatgacttcagtgcctcgtttctcttctgtttttgcgttaattaaaaacaaagagatatatatatatatatatatatatatatatgaccaACTAAAGGTAAAGATAGTGTAGCCGGTTCACACATAACAAAAAAGTAGTCAGTGGGAATTCTCCGATGGCGCAGTCAGGGTCCGCAGAGAAACGTATGTATGTACTTGTGTTTACACTCTTTGCTGCGGCTTCAGTCATGGTCATTAGGATTTGTCTTCCTTCCTCTTTACCGTTTGGTGATGCCAGAGTTGATTTGTCACTGCCGGGAAGAAAATGCCACAAACCCTACTTTCAATGGAAGTTGCATGAAAgaaatgacaattttttcaaggAATGATGGGAAAATCCTGAGATACCTCACATTTTGAATCATACTAGCAAACAATTAAAACTCTACATAAAATATGCACATGCAGCCAGGTTAAAACATTGGACACTGGATATAAAGCCTGCAGTATCTATTATGGGTCAGatgagtagggctgggtactgtATTcagtactttttaggcaccgaccgattgcatctaaagtatcgagtatcgaaaaatgcctcgtcattcaagtTTCAATACCTAAAAAGTAAATCTCATCTGCGTTTGTGAAcaaataagcatgcagcatgcttctaccaagatctaataatgtttgtgattggctgtctaacttTACATGTcgcagaggcaggcaggaaaaactctacgttacgcacagagactgggctcacgtagtaggagctgaaaaataaatcaaaaagatttgtgccgtaatgttgtaatttctttttgttttattaaattggtatccaaaaaagtattgtttaggaaccggtatcgaagtcacggtattgttATCGGTACCGGTAGAAATATTTTtgaatgatacccagccctacaaatGAGGCAGGTAGATAGTCAGCTGCCTGGGCCTTTCAAGACAGGATTCCTTTTCATCTTAATGGTTTTCAGGCTTTGAAGTATGATTTAATACCAAAGAGGAAGCACACTGAGTCTTGAGAGGCGGGATGCGGGGCCGGGACGCTGTCTGAGAGGCCTTTATGAATCTCACAGTGAACCGGTCTCTTTTTCAGCCCCTCGCTCCTCACATGCAGGACATGCAGTAATCTCACCATTGCTAGACGGTCGGCACAAGGCGGAGGAGGATGGAGCGTGTGCATGCAAAGCAAAAACTTCCTCCTAATTGGTCTCAGCCTGTCCTCACTGGATGGCTCAAATCCCTAAGATGCACAGACAGGCATAGGAAGGA is a window encoding:
- the LOC116044564 gene encoding R3H domain-containing protein 1 isoform X9; this translates as MRMSDTVDTETMKVSEAADTVPSPKDNGTKSEITDQSQSSRDEHGSNNNSDVQPVKYSKSNTRLKLVRSLAVCEESFPCAIPEPSAAPQDGFLLQPFEKEDQATQDQVEKEDGYDKVDKPEKTPRKMLSRDSSQDYTDSTGIDLHEFLVNTLKGNPRDRIMLLKLEQDILDFISNNESQKRKFPPMTSYHRMLLHRVAAYFGMDHNVDPSGKSVVINKTTNTRIPDQKFSEHIKDDRADDFQKRYILKRDNSSFDREDSTIRMRLKADKRSKSMEEREEEYQRARERIFAHDGDHFILDRSAQDEGACMSTQQRRQMFRLRAGRSGASRQSSSETETLPRHGEPRPWSSTDSSDSSNRLAPRPPITKASSFSGISPGLVRGDSTASSKSTGRLSKTGSESCSSVGSSSSSLSRPQLPLPVSAPSWSNIPGAPLIHIAADTRGSGHPEMIKSVPSQPPSATDATNFYVLPLEASGIPPGSVLVNPHTGKPFIHPDGSAVVYNPASVAPAAGRNPQQGKTPQQPIPVPTQQQPTNHLHPQPDALNAQFSHMTLAQQPPGNSGASAPDARHYPAVYHHHPSQMVLQGAPQQQQQIASYMVAGPSGGPPGVLQGQPVPTPGPNHTYPSSTSGPAAFSGSTLNQQLLQQHTYIHQPVQQMSACYCSSAHHPHCSSQQQHYRPPVNPLSYNCPQSQNLPQQQVHQAMMPNPASSYQTIVGMQPTSTVALTGNQQSNMGNQMQGMMVQYPPMQSYQQVSVPQQTYQQPVFVSCQPGQAAVAVAGMQPCYSLLPPNQHTTMRYHLRLNNTDTLQMFQNSTVSFLPAQMMEQLQFPQTSSPCVSQQHPGQQYAGLLPPAHGSGMVMLQMTAPSCQHPRAPSPCQRKQPGHKHSGPEHQRSRRPAELPPPPDNTQSSLPLSPALTPLPGQPPSVKGLPSGISSIPVMANPHHHHHHHPPLPTAFCHSGQGEAHYSLLGQPLQYKPSIRPPLIHTAHMVAKHQGPLGVWRSGHGRKASRKSLSSDLSVGEAVSSQILDVTDPPEGISCTDSHHLLAELCKGSELIQRLSDHQPRLCNTTRDAPSGHLAPYSIFAMLPSRYAVPSTALHHSSPQATFKLRTSTRHKGELCDSDKAGS
- the LOC116044564 gene encoding R3H domain-containing protein 1 isoform X10, which encodes MRMSDTVDTETMKVSEAADTVPSPKDNGTKSEITDQSQSSRDEHGSNNNSDVQPVKYSKSNTRLKLVRSLAVCEESFPCAIPEPSAAPQDGFLLQPFEKEDQATQDQVEKEDGYDKVDKPEKTPRKMLSRDSSQDYTDSTGIDLHEFLVNTLKGNPRDRIMLLKLEQDILDFISNNESQKRKFPPMTSYHRMLLHRVAAYFGMDHNVDPSGKSVVINKTTNTRIPDQKFSEHIKDDRADDFQKRYILKRDNSSFDREDSTIRMRLKADKRSKSMEEREEEYQRARERIFAHDGDHFILDRSAQDEGACMSTQQRRQMFRLRAGRSGASRQSSSETETLPRHGEPRPWSSTDSSDSSNRLAPRPPITKASSFSGISPGLVRGDSTASSKSTGRLSKTGSESCSSVGSSSSSLSRPQLPLPVSAPSWSNIPGAPLIHIAADTRGSGHPEMIKSVPSQPPSATDATNFYVLPLEASGIPPGSVLVNPHTGKPFIHPDGSAVVYNPASVAPAAGRNPQQGKTPQQPIPVPTQQQPTNHLHPQPICPPLQLSSEPVHNPTVSYPLPPSQFLPICHNQQYTVPDALNAQFSHMTLAQQPPGNSGASAPDARHYPAVYHHHPSQMVLQGAPQQQQQIASYMVAGPSGGPPGVLQGQPVPTPGPNHTYPSSTSGPAAFSGSTLNQQLLQQHTYIHQPVQQMSACYCSSAHHPHCSSQQQHYRPPVNPLSYNCPQSQNLPQQQVHQAMMPNPASSYQTIVGMQPTSTVALTGNQQSNMGNQMQGMMVQYPPMQSYQQVSVPQQTYQQPVFVSCQPGQAAVAVAGMQPCYSLLPPNQHTTMRYHLRLNNTDTLQMFQNSTVSFLPAQMMEQLQFPQTSSPCVSQQHPGQQYAGLLPPAHGSGMVMLQMTAPSCQHPRAPSPCQRKQPGHKHSGPEHQRSRRPAELPPPPDNTQSSLPLSPALTPLPGQPPSVKGLPSGISSIPVMANPHHHHHHHPPLPTAFCHSGQGEAHYSLLGQPLQYKPSIRPPLIHTAHMVAKHQGPLGVWRSGHGRKASRKSLSSDLS
- the LOC116044564 gene encoding R3H domain-containing protein 1 isoform X7, encoding MRMSDTVDTETMKVSEAADTVPSPKDNGTKSEITDQSQSSRDEHGSNNNSDVQPVKYSKDGFLLQPFEKEDQATQDQVEKEDGYDKVDKPEKTPRKMLSRDSSQDYTDSTGIDLHEFLVNTLKGNPRDRIMLLKLEQDILDFISNNESQKRKFPPMTSYHRMLLHRVAAYFGMDHNVDPSGKSVVINKTTNTRIPDQKFSEHIKDDRADDFQKRYILKRDNSSFDREDSTIRMRLKADKRSKSMEEREEEYQRARERIFAHDGDHFILDRSAQDEGACMSTQQRRQMFRLRAGRSGASRQSSSETETLPRHGEPRPWSSTDSSDSSNRLAPRPPITKASSFSGISPGLVRGDSTASSKSTGRLSKTGSESCSSVGSSSSSLSRPQLPLPVSAPSWSNIPGAPLIHIAADTRGSGHPEMIKSVPSQPPSATDATNFYVLPLEASGIPPGSVLVNPHTGKPFIHPDGSAVVYNPASVAPAAGRNPQQGKTPQQPIPVPTQQQPTNHLHPQPICPPLQLSSEPVHNPTVSYPLPPSQFLPICHNQQYTVPDALNAQFSHMTLAQQPPGNSGASAPDARHYPAVYHHHPSQMVLQGAPQQQQQIASYMVAGPSGGPPGVLQGQPVPTPGPNHTYPSSTSGPAAFSGSTLNQQLLQQHTYIHQPVQQMSACYCSSAHHPHCSSQQQHYRPPVNPLSYNCPQSQNLPQQQVHQAMMPNPASSYQTIVGMQPTSTVALTGNQQSNMGNQMQGMMVQYPPMQSYQQVSVPQQTYQQPVFVSCQPGQAAVAVAGMQPCYSLLPPNQHTTMRYHLRLNNTDTLQMFQNSTVSFLPAQMMEQLQFPQTSSPCVSQQHPGQQYAGLLPPAHGSGMVMLQMTAPSCQHPRAPSPCQRKQPGHKHSGPEHQRSRRPAELPPPPDNTQSSLPLSPALTPLPGQPPSVKGLPSGISSIPVMANPHHHHHHHPPLPTAFCHSGQGEAHYSLLGQPLQYKPSIRPPLIHTAHMVAKHQGPLGVWRSGHGRKASRKSLSSDLSVGEAVSSQILDVTDPPEGISCTDSHHLLAELCKGSELIQRLSDHQPRLCNTTRDAPSGHLAPYSIFAMLPSRYAVPSTALHHSSPQATFKLRTSTRHKGELCDSDKAGS